The genomic stretch CGGGGATGGGGACTGTAAGGGAACGCTTGGCTTTTCTggaaagagcagtgctgggccGGGGGATATCTCACAGCCTTTCCCCTCTAGGATATGATGGAGTACCTGAGAGAGAAGAACATCAGGCAGTTCATCCACAAGGTGGGGAGCGGGGTTCCTGCAAGGCTCTGTGCTTCTTCCTGTCCTTCCCTCCTTGTGTGTGCCACCCTcagagcccagccctgggccGCTCACCTCTTCCCAAAGCCCCTTCGGGCTGCAGGGCTTTGGCTGTTGGTCCCTGGGTCTGGAGCACCCTGGGGTCCCTTCTCACTCGCAGTCTCCTGCAGAACATCATCCACAGCTCCGAGCCGCTGGGGGACGAGATGGCCCATTACCTCTACGTGCTGCAGTCCATCAGCCTCAACCTGCACGAGCGCCGCATGAGGACCTCCATGGACCCCTACTCACAGGTCTGGGAGCGCTCTCCTTGCCTCCTGGCCGTGCTTCCACCTTTGGAAGTGCGGGCGGATGAAGGCTTGCCTTTGGGATGTGTTCCTTTCCCAGCACGGTGGCTTTCACCATTGGTTTTAGACCATGGTGCTCAGGGCTCACCGGTGTCCTTCCCCTCCGCTTTCCCTCCAGGAGCAGCGGGAGCTCCTCCAGTCGCTGCGCCAAGCCGCCTTCGAGTCGGAGAACGATGCTTCTGCTGGCACCTTCAGCACCGAGCGCCGGCGGTCGCTGTGCGCCAAGGAGTTCCGCAAGCTGGGCTTCACGGTGCGGCCCCAACCATCCCCGTGCTGGCCTCAGTGTGACCTTGGCAACTCCTCTAGGCCCGCTGTCCCGCGGCTGCTCGGAGAAGAAGTGCTGAATTGCGTTCTTTTGTGTCTTCCCAGAACAACAGCAACCCAGCAGAGGACCTGCGCCGCGCGCCGCCGGGGCTCCTCGCCCTCGACAACATGGTGTATTTCTCCAGGCACACCCCCAGCGCCTACAGCCGGGTGCGTGCTCCTGCTTGGGGAATCTCCCAGCAGAAAGGTGCTGGTGGatctccagcttctcatcctTTCTTTCGTGGGACCCATCCTGGTTGGCCTCACCTAGGGCAGGGTGTcccattaaggttggaaaagggGTCTAAGACCACCGAGGCCACCCCACCATtcccactgaccgtgtccctcagtgccacatccccacagctctgggacacctccagggatggggacacccccacccccctgggcagcctttccCATGGGTAGGAGCCGTGAATGGAGGCTGGTGGCACTCTGCTGAGTTTCAGTGCTTTGGTTACCACTGGGTTTCCAGGCATGAGCAGTCAGTGGGTGCAGAGCGCTAGCCACgctctgagctgctctgcccagAATAGCTCCAGTGCTGAGGACACTGGGGTTGTGCCCTGGGGAGAGCTGGGTACTGCTGTTTGGAACGGCTCAGCTCTTTGGGGGACAGCACCGATCCTGCAGTCTGTGTAACACGAGGCAATGACCTCTCCTCCAGTTCGTCCTCGAGAACAGCAGCCGTGAGGACAAACACGAGTGCCCGTTCGCTCGAAGCAGCATCCAGCTCACCCTGATCCTCTGCGAGATCCTGCACGTTGGAGAGCCATGTACGTGTGTGCCTGgccctgctccatcccagcgATGGGGACACGTGGCTGTGCCATGGCTGACAGCCGGGGAAGGGCTGGGCAGTGTCCGGGTTCTCCTGGATACTGCAGTCATATGGAAAAATGGGAGTGTGGCATCATCTGTCCTTCTCACCGCAGGCTCGGAGACAGCCCAGGCCTTCTACCCTATGTTCTTCGGGCAGGATCATTTCTTTGAAGAGCTCTTCTGCATCTGCATCCAGCTGGTGAACAAGACGTGGAAGGAGATGCGAGCCACCCAGGAGGACTTTGATAAGGTGACAACAGGACCCTGGGGCTGTGCACGTGTCCCTGGAGCATCACCAGACTGGGGATGCTGTCTGGGCTCccccaggtgctgcaggtggTGCGGGAGCAGATCACCAGGACCCTGGCCCTCAAGCCCAcctccctggagctgttcaagacCAGAGTGAACGCGCTGAACTACAGCGAGATCCTGAAGCTGCGGCAGACGGAGCGGCTGCACCAGGAGGAGACGCTGGCCGTGCCCGTGCTGTGAGTGGGCTGCGGgcagggggctgtgctgggtggtGACCCCGTAAGGGCCAGCAGGTGAACCCTGAAGGGTCCGTGCTCCTTTTCCCCCGGCTGGCGCCCCAGGGAGCTGCGCGAGAGGCTGAAGCCGGAGCTCCTGGAGCTGATCCGCCAGCAGCGCCTGCTGCGCCTCTGCGAGGGCACCCTGTTCCGCAAGATCAGCAGCCGCCGGCGCCAGGGTGAGTGCCAGCCCCACGGCTGCTCCTGGCGGGGGCCGGGGTGGGCGCAGGGAGGGCGCAATTAACCGCGGCTCATTAGAAGAAGTGCTGACGGGGTCTCAGCCGGCgcctttctgctgcagataaGCTCTGGTACTGCCGCTTGTCACCCAACCACAAAGTGCTGCACTACGGGGATGTGGAGGAAGGGGTGCACTCGCCCCCCATCGAGAGCCTGCCAGAGAAAAGTAGGTgatggggagaaaggaagggagggggaagggagcaCTGCCGACCTCTGTTACTATGTGCTCCAGATGGGAATTGCCCCGCTGTCAGGGTGCCACGTGTCTGGCCTGGCCCTGGAGGTGCCGTGGGCCGGGGGAGATCTGGCACTGGGGTCCCTTGCTCACATTGGGCTGTGTCTGAGGTTCTGGCTGCTCACATTGCTGCCTGAACGGCGGGCAATGGTTCTGGGGTGAGGACCAGGAAAgcaggcacccacagctcctctgctccccagtTCCAGTGGCAGACATGAAGGCACTGCTCGTTGGGAAGGAGTGTCCGCACACGAAGGAGAAGAGCTCCGGGAAGCAGAACAAGGTCAGCACCTCCATCCCACCTTGCacgctcccctccctccttgtgctctgtcactctgtgCCTCCTGCACGTCCCCAGGTGTGTCCTGGGGCACAGGCAGTGCAGGGTGCTGGCCACAACCCAGGGCTCCGAGAGCTGGAGGCTCTGGAGGAGATCAGCTGAGCATGTGTGTGGGACAGGTTTTTGGTGTGGCTTGAGAGACCTGTTGGGTCTTTCAGGCTGCAGAGGAGACTGGGGcgca from Numida meleagris isolate 19003 breed g44 Domestic line chromosome 10, NumMel1.0, whole genome shotgun sequence encodes the following:
- the ELMO3 gene encoding engulfment and cell motility protein 3, yielding MPPPKDVVKIAIQMVGAIPQLIELQQSKPLAAVLKDVCDAWSLPNAERYALQYADGRQTYITESNRGEIKNGSILRLTTSPDQEAERLYSGIHSNNVDVKTDSLKKLASLSQDVTFAQEFINRNGLKRIFYIVEEGNDTGEILAHTLKAFMELMEHDFVSWETLSAAFIKKIVSYVNMNAMDASVQQLSMSILENMVPSSRVLFDLVKKEVTVDRLLTHLQVMNTQLQLKAMALLTALLLASNDTERRDMMEYLREKNIRQFIHKNIIHSSEPLGDEMAHYLYVLQSISLNLHERRMRTSMDPYSQEQRELLQSLRQAAFESENDASAGTFSTERRRSLCAKEFRKLGFTNNSNPAEDLRRAPPGLLALDNMVYFSRHTPSAYSRFVLENSSREDKHECPFARSSIQLTLILCEILHVGEPCSETAQAFYPMFFGQDHFFEELFCICIQLVNKTWKEMRATQEDFDKVLQVVREQITRTLALKPTSLELFKTRVNALNYSEILKLRQTERLHQEETLAVPVLELRERLKPELLELIRQQRLLRLCEGTLFRKISSRRRQDKLWYCRLSPNHKVLHYGDVEEGVHSPPIESLPEKIPVADMKALLVGKECPHTKEKSSGKQNKDVLELAFSIVYDVEEYCLNFVAPTRYEFCLWTDGLNVLLGKEMTSERTQTDLDVLLSMELKLRLLDLENISIPDNPPPVPKPPSNLNFCYDFSHAEQ